The following proteins are co-located in the Microbacterium sp. Clip185 genome:
- a CDS encoding FAD-dependent oxidoreductase: protein MTDSTITLPAARIPVIGEYDVVVVGGGPAGLFAATAAARAGRSVVLLERYGFLGGAGTMGGLSTFCGLHARVHGVDMRVIRGITDDLLDRLIALDGLNDPHLSVDDRIMAQAFDISAYKIAADDLLVSAGAEVLFHTSAVDTVLADDGTIDAVVIESKSGRQAVRGSVFIDGSGDADIAAFAGAPFERSEHLLYPSLMFRINGVDHEKAGPAWRTIRRLMEDAEAAGTHRFPRKKPIVRPQRNPLEWRSNLTQLSNDDGSAVDGTDVRQLSHGELQGRRQVRDTFAFIRERTPGFEESYVVDIAPQIGIRETRRIRGRYMLTEQDVLGCADFPDAIGVNGWPVEAHVAGDVEFRFAPADSRGFNQLPYRMLVPQVVPNLLVVGRCASMTQGGQSSGRVTGPCFAMGQAAGTAAALALGAGVAVGDVDVTALQARLIADGAYLGTEEPTAEMVAPTPVSAR from the coding sequence ATGACCGATTCGACGATCACCCTGCCCGCCGCCCGCATCCCCGTCATCGGGGAATACGACGTCGTCGTGGTCGGAGGCGGACCCGCGGGTCTGTTCGCCGCCACGGCCGCCGCGCGCGCCGGACGCTCCGTGGTGTTGCTGGAGCGCTACGGATTCCTCGGCGGCGCGGGGACCATGGGCGGCTTGAGCACCTTCTGCGGTCTGCACGCCCGCGTGCACGGAGTCGACATGCGCGTCATCCGCGGCATCACCGACGACCTGCTCGATCGTCTCATCGCTCTCGACGGCCTCAACGACCCGCACCTGAGCGTCGACGACCGCATCATGGCGCAGGCGTTCGACATCTCGGCCTACAAGATCGCCGCCGACGATCTGCTCGTCTCGGCCGGCGCCGAGGTGCTGTTCCACACGAGCGCCGTCGACACGGTGCTCGCCGACGACGGCACGATCGACGCGGTCGTCATCGAGTCGAAGTCGGGCCGGCAGGCCGTACGCGGATCCGTCTTCATCGACGGCTCCGGCGACGCCGACATCGCGGCCTTCGCGGGTGCGCCGTTCGAGCGGTCGGAGCACCTGCTGTACCCCTCGCTGATGTTCCGCATCAACGGGGTCGACCACGAGAAGGCGGGCCCGGCGTGGCGCACCATCCGTCGCCTCATGGAGGATGCGGAGGCAGCCGGCACGCACCGCTTCCCCCGCAAGAAGCCCATCGTGCGACCGCAGCGCAACCCGCTCGAGTGGCGCTCGAACCTCACGCAGCTCAGCAACGACGACGGCTCTGCCGTCGACGGCACCGACGTGCGGCAGCTCTCGCACGGCGAGCTGCAGGGGCGGCGTCAGGTGCGCGACACGTTCGCCTTCATCCGCGAGCGCACGCCCGGCTTCGAGGAGTCGTATGTCGTGGACATCGCCCCGCAGATCGGCATCCGCGAGACGCGCCGCATCCGCGGTCGCTACATGCTCACCGAGCAGGACGTGCTCGGCTGCGCCGACTTCCCCGACGCGATCGGTGTGAACGGCTGGCCGGTCGAGGCGCATGTCGCGGGAGACGTCGAGTTCCGCTTCGCGCCCGCCGACAGCAGAGGCTTCAACCAGCTGCCGTACCGGATGCTGGTCCCGCAGGTCGTCCCGAACCTGCTGGTCGTGGGGCGCTGTGCGTCGATGACGCAGGGCGGGCAGTCCTCCGGGCGCGTCACCGGCCCCTGCTTCGCGATGGGCCAGGCGGCCGGTACCGCGGCCGCGCTCGCGCTGGGCGCGGGTGTCGCCGTGGGCGACGTGGACGTGACGGCGCTCCAGGCGCGCCTGATCGCCGACGGCGCCTACCTCGGGACCGAGGAGCCGACGGCCGAGATGGTGGCGCCGACGCCCGTCTCGGCGCGCTGA
- a CDS encoding dihydroxy-acid dehydratase domain-containing protein, producing the protein MSALRSNLPPTSALGVARRAQWRSLGIPAAELDRPKIAIVNTSSDLAACFAHLDDIVTVLKKELRAQGLLPFEIRTAAPSDFVTSAGRAGRYILPSRDLIVNDIEAAVEGALLDGMICLSSCDKTTPAHLMAAGRLNVPTVIVPCGYQHSGLAEGREADVEEVFLLAAQAAVTGAPTDDLIDLADDAILGPGVCSGMATANSMHVVAEALGMTVPRAAPVRANGARMWDSVRRSAVAMADLIARDIRPRSIITAEAVQDAVRAMLAVGGSMNTIKHLQAIAIEAGVDVDVWGLFRTLGRQTPLLASVRPNGPALIEEFDDAGGGATLLRALLPLLHGERPTVAGTTVAENAAAAPAPDGVIIRSLEDPFGTDPAISVLRGSLAPGGAVAKRPVPDPGPHRFRGPARVFANREEAIGAIGDGRLQRGDVAVIRGIGVRGAPGMGLTSAFIFALHARGLADEVALVTDGQFSGLVNQGISIGEVSPEAADDGPLGRVQDGDVIDIDLSEGRVDLLVDAAELAAREPYRPPVDRDSGGGMLDQYEHLVQPLGCGAVLCARPGLCDRDDTETPSLEDA; encoded by the coding sequence ATGTCCGCGTTGCGCAGCAATCTCCCTCCCACCTCCGCGCTCGGGGTCGCCCGGCGCGCGCAGTGGCGCTCCCTCGGCATTCCCGCGGCGGAGCTCGACCGCCCCAAGATCGCGATCGTGAACACCTCGTCCGACCTCGCGGCCTGCTTCGCTCATCTCGACGACATCGTCACGGTGCTCAAGAAAGAACTCCGCGCGCAGGGCCTGCTGCCGTTCGAGATCCGCACCGCCGCCCCCTCCGACTTCGTCACGAGCGCGGGGCGCGCGGGGCGTTACATCCTGCCCAGCCGCGACCTGATCGTGAACGACATCGAGGCGGCGGTCGAGGGTGCGCTGCTCGACGGCATGATCTGTCTCAGCTCCTGCGACAAGACGACGCCGGCGCACCTCATGGCGGCTGGGCGCCTGAACGTACCGACGGTGATCGTGCCGTGCGGCTATCAGCACTCGGGCCTGGCCGAGGGGCGAGAGGCGGACGTCGAAGAGGTCTTCCTGCTCGCCGCGCAAGCGGCCGTCACGGGGGCGCCCACAGACGACCTCATCGACCTCGCGGACGACGCCATTCTGGGTCCCGGCGTCTGCTCCGGGATGGCGACCGCGAACTCCATGCACGTCGTCGCGGAGGCGCTCGGCATGACGGTCCCCCGCGCCGCCCCCGTCCGCGCGAACGGCGCGCGGATGTGGGACAGCGTGCGCCGCTCGGCTGTCGCGATGGCCGATCTGATCGCCCGCGACATCCGGCCGCGCTCCATCATCACCGCCGAGGCGGTCCAGGATGCGGTGCGCGCGATGCTCGCCGTCGGCGGGTCGATGAACACCATCAAGCACCTGCAGGCGATCGCGATCGAGGCCGGCGTCGACGTCGACGTCTGGGGCTTGTTCCGCACGCTCGGCCGGCAGACGCCGTTGCTGGCGTCCGTGCGCCCCAACGGGCCCGCCCTCATCGAGGAGTTCGACGATGCCGGAGGCGGCGCCACGCTGCTGCGCGCGTTACTGCCGCTGCTGCACGGCGAGCGGCCCACCGTCGCCGGCACGACCGTGGCAGAGAACGCGGCGGCCGCCCCCGCCCCGGACGGGGTCATCATCCGCTCGCTCGAGGACCCGTTCGGCACGGATCCTGCGATCTCCGTGCTGCGCGGCTCGCTCGCACCGGGCGGCGCTGTGGCGAAGCGCCCCGTCCCGGATCCCGGTCCGCACCGCTTCCGCGGACCGGCGCGCGTGTTCGCGAACCGGGAGGAGGCGATCGGGGCGATCGGCGACGGTCGGCTCCAGCGCGGCGACGTGGCCGTGATCCGGGGCATCGGAGTGCGGGGCGCCCCGGGTATGGGGCTGACCTCCGCGTTCATCTTCGCCCTGCACGCGCGGGGATTGGCCGACGAGGTCGCGCTCGTGACCGACGGGCAGTTCAGCGGGCTGGTCAACCAGGGAATCTCGATCGGCGAGGTCTCCCCCGAGGCCGCGGACGACGGGCCGCTCGGACGGGTCCAGGACGGCGATGTGATCGACATCGACCTGTCAGAAGGACGCGTCGACCTGCTCGTCGACGCCGCCGAGCTCGCCGCTCGCGAACCGTACCGCCCTCCCGTGGACCGCGATTCCGGAGGCGGCATGCTCGACCAGTACGAGCACCTCGTTCAGCCCCTGGGATGCGGCGCCGTGCTGTGCGCCCGACCGGGGCTCTGCGACCGAGACGACACCGAGACCCCGAGCCTGGAGGACGCATGA
- a CDS encoding Bcr/CflA family efflux MFS transporter yields the protein MTASRPLTAGLVLVLGLLMTANPLAASLFLPGLGVIVDELDTTTAGGQMVYTGFLIGVAGGQLLIGPLSDATGRRPALLWGLGLLAASAAASAAAGSIELLVATRVAQGLGAAAVVVVARAVVADLATGVAAARAYSILMSVIAAGPFAAPILGAAALQLGGWRAGFVVLAAFAALALAAAAVFVPESLERGRRQTLRLGAMAANYGRLLRDRGYVLPALSMAFGFAALAVHSAASSFVAQEILHTGPWGFALVYALYAGSVLAGSTINAVLVGRFGVRRMMAAAQGTALVATTALLVFALWGPFTLATFLVPVLVSGAAVSAVLAGASALALSRARFAAGAGAALMGSTQYAVAALAAPVGGILGSHTAVPMAAGMLACLIVSALCAARTRP from the coding sequence ATGACGGCGTCGCGGCCGCTGACCGCGGGTCTCGTCCTCGTGCTCGGTCTGCTCATGACCGCCAACCCGCTCGCAGCCAGCCTCTTCCTGCCGGGCCTCGGCGTGATTGTGGACGAACTCGACACGACCACCGCGGGCGGCCAGATGGTCTACACCGGGTTCCTGATCGGCGTCGCGGGCGGACAGCTTCTGATCGGACCGCTCTCGGATGCGACGGGCCGTCGCCCCGCGCTGTTGTGGGGGCTGGGGCTGCTCGCCGCATCCGCGGCCGCATCCGCTGCCGCAGGCTCGATCGAGCTGCTGGTCGCGACGCGCGTGGCGCAGGGGCTGGGGGCGGCCGCCGTGGTCGTGGTGGCACGAGCGGTGGTGGCCGATCTTGCGACCGGTGTCGCCGCAGCCCGTGCGTACAGCATCCTCATGTCCGTGATCGCGGCGGGCCCCTTCGCCGCGCCCATCCTCGGCGCGGCCGCGCTGCAGCTCGGCGGATGGCGGGCGGGCTTCGTCGTGCTCGCCGCGTTCGCCGCGCTGGCGCTGGCCGCGGCGGCCGTCTTCGTCCCCGAGAGCCTGGAACGCGGGCGGCGCCAGACCCTCCGCCTCGGCGCCATGGCTGCCAACTACGGGCGCCTGCTGCGCGATCGCGGCTACGTCCTGCCCGCCCTGTCGATGGCGTTCGGCTTCGCGGCGCTCGCGGTGCACTCCGCCGCATCCTCCTTCGTCGCACAGGAGATCCTGCACACCGGACCCTGGGGCTTCGCGCTCGTCTACGCGTTGTACGCGGGGTCCGTCCTCGCCGGCAGCACGATCAACGCCGTGCTGGTCGGGCGCTTCGGCGTGCGGCGGATGATGGCCGCCGCTCAGGGCACCGCGCTCGTGGCCACGACCGCGCTGCTGGTGTTCGCGCTGTGGGGGCCGTTCACGCTCGCGACCTTCCTGGTGCCGGTTCTCGTGAGCGGTGCGGCGGTGTCCGCGGTGCTGGCCGGTGCGAGCGCGCTCGCCCTGTCGCGGGCCCGGTTCGCGGCGGGCGCGGGAGCAGCGCTGATGGGCTCGACGCAGTACGCCGTCGCCGCCCTCGCGGCGCCCGTGGGCGGCATCCTCGGCTCCCACACCGCCGTTCCGATGGCGGCGGGCATGCTCGCCTGCCTCATCGTCAGCGCGCTGTGCGCCGCCCGTACCCGCCCGTGA
- a CDS encoding circularly permuted type 2 ATP-grasp protein, producing the protein MGDLFDGYGSTLAPRKTPQGLPAFDEMFGHPAHPGAAAESRSAYRELYQALARMTQEELRGRTESLASSYLAQGVTFDFAGEERPFPLDAVPRIIDYAEWSEIEAGVKQRVRALEAFLDDAYGRQNCVRDGVIPARLIASSQYFYRQAAGIHSANGVRIQVSGIDLIRDEHGKMRVLEDNVRVPSGVSYVISNRRVMAQTLPELFLSMRVRPVGDYPNKLLAALRASAPPGIDDPNVVVLTPGVYNSAYFEHTLLARLMGVELVEGRDLLCMGGRVFMRTTRGPKRVDVIYRRVDDDFLDPLQFRADSMLGAPGLMLAARMGNVTIANAVGNGVADDKLLYTYTPDLIRYYLSEEPILPIVDTWRLEDPAALEEVLDRLDELVVKPVDGSGGKGLVVGPDASRAELDTLRKTLLADPRGWIAQPVVMLSTIPTLVEDGMRPRHADLRPFAVNDGDDIWVLPGGLTRVALPEGQLVVNSSQGGGSKDTWVVGGAAPGHVEYGQGQGLAGLVADQASTITQAIPIITDAALEVTPDEVDHSPQDRPRSNVEQQEQQQQTRAAASAPGHVPLAAEFDPENCGNRDMRCGNRDMEGGVECC; encoded by the coding sequence ATGGGCGACTTGTTCGACGGCTACGGCTCCACTCTCGCGCCGCGCAAGACCCCGCAGGGGCTGCCCGCGTTCGACGAGATGTTCGGTCATCCCGCGCACCCCGGGGCGGCGGCGGAGTCGCGCAGCGCCTACCGCGAGCTCTACCAGGCGCTGGCGCGGATGACGCAGGAGGAGCTGCGCGGACGCACGGAGTCGCTCGCCTCCAGCTACCTCGCGCAGGGCGTCACCTTCGACTTCGCGGGTGAGGAGCGGCCGTTCCCGCTGGATGCGGTGCCCCGCATCATCGACTACGCGGAGTGGAGCGAGATCGAGGCCGGCGTCAAGCAGCGCGTCCGCGCCCTCGAGGCGTTCCTCGACGACGCCTACGGCCGCCAGAACTGCGTGCGCGACGGGGTGATCCCGGCGCGCCTGATCGCGTCGAGCCAGTACTTCTACCGCCAGGCCGCCGGCATCCACTCGGCGAACGGCGTCCGCATCCAGGTGTCCGGCATCGACCTCATCCGCGACGAGCACGGCAAGATGCGGGTGCTCGAGGACAACGTGCGCGTGCCCTCGGGCGTCAGCTACGTCATCTCCAACCGACGGGTCATGGCGCAGACCCTGCCGGAGCTGTTCCTCTCGATGCGGGTGCGTCCCGTGGGCGACTACCCCAACAAGCTGCTCGCCGCCCTGCGCGCCTCCGCGCCGCCCGGGATCGACGACCCCAACGTCGTCGTGCTGACGCCCGGCGTGTACAACTCGGCGTACTTCGAGCACACACTGCTCGCGCGACTCATGGGCGTGGAGCTCGTCGAGGGGCGCGATCTGCTGTGCATGGGCGGACGCGTCTTCATGCGCACCACCCGCGGGCCCAAGCGCGTCGACGTCATCTACCGCCGTGTCGACGACGACTTCCTCGACCCGCTGCAGTTCCGCGCCGATTCGATGCTGGGCGCTCCCGGGCTCATGCTCGCCGCGCGCATGGGCAACGTCACGATCGCGAACGCGGTGGGCAACGGTGTCGCCGATGACAAGCTGCTCTACACGTACACGCCCGACCTCATCCGCTACTACCTGTCGGAGGAGCCCATCCTGCCGATCGTCGACACGTGGCGGCTCGAGGACCCGGCGGCGCTCGAAGAGGTGCTCGATCGGCTCGACGAGCTCGTCGTCAAACCCGTCGACGGCTCCGGCGGCAAGGGCCTCGTCGTCGGCCCCGACGCCTCGCGCGCCGAGCTCGACACGCTCCGCAAGACCCTGCTGGCCGACCCGCGCGGGTGGATCGCGCAGCCGGTCGTCATGCTCTCCACCATCCCCACCCTCGTCGAGGACGGGATGCGGCCGCGCCACGCGGACCTGCGACCGTTCGCCGTGAACGACGGCGACGACATCTGGGTGCTGCCCGGCGGGCTCACGCGCGTCGCGCTTCCGGAGGGCCAGCTCGTCGTCAACTCGAGCCAGGGCGGCGGATCCAAGGACACCTGGGTCGTCGGCGGCGCGGCCCCCGGTCACGTCGAGTACGGACAGGGTCAGGGGCTGGCGGGGCTCGTGGCCGACCAGGCCTCGACGATCACGCAGGCCATTCCGATCATCACGGATGCGGCGCTCGAGGTCACTCCCGACGAGGTCGATCACTCGCCGCAGGACCGCCCGCGCTCGAACGTCGAGCAGCAGGAGCAGCAGCAGCAGACCCGCGCCGCCGCATCCGCCCCAGGGCATGTCCCACTTGCCGCAGAATTCGACCCCGAAAACTGCGGCAACCGGGACATGCGTTGCGGCAATCGGGACATGGAGGGGGGTGTGGAATGCTGCTGA
- a CDS encoding alpha-E domain-containing protein, whose protein sequence is MLSRIAESLFWIGRYIERSDGTARILDVHLQLLLEDPWIDEDTACRSLLAVMGSSPPDGVETVTREHVLARLAVDRMNPSSILYSLTSARENARRAREIVSTELWECLNTTNARMPRRLQTDKVHEFFQWVRERAALAVGVVDSSTSRDEAWQFFTLGRSIERADMTARLLATRSLTEASGPSWTTILRSCGAYEAYLRTYRGMPSARNAAEFLLLDRLFPRSIIYSISRAEECISAIDPREDRVGQSNQVLRALGRIRNDLEYLPIGDILSELPAHMLRVQTVTREASDAIRQRFFPTQAEPSWIGETS, encoded by the coding sequence CTGCTGAGCCGGATCGCCGAGAGCCTGTTCTGGATCGGGCGCTACATCGAGCGCAGCGACGGCACCGCCCGCATCCTCGACGTGCACCTGCAGCTGCTGCTGGAGGACCCGTGGATCGACGAGGACACCGCGTGCCGCTCGCTGCTGGCCGTCATGGGATCCTCGCCGCCCGACGGCGTCGAGACGGTGACGCGCGAGCACGTGCTCGCACGCCTCGCCGTCGACCGCATGAACCCCTCGAGCATCCTCTACTCGCTGACCTCGGCGCGGGAGAACGCCCGCCGCGCGCGCGAGATCGTCTCGACCGAGCTGTGGGAGTGCCTCAACACGACCAACGCACGGATGCCGCGGCGACTGCAGACCGACAAGGTGCACGAGTTCTTCCAGTGGGTGCGCGAGCGCGCCGCCCTCGCCGTCGGTGTCGTCGATTCCTCGACGAGCCGCGACGAGGCTTGGCAGTTCTTCACCCTGGGACGATCGATCGAGCGCGCCGACATGACGGCGAGGCTCCTTGCCACCCGATCGCTGACCGAGGCGTCGGGTCCGTCGTGGACCACCATCCTGCGCTCCTGCGGCGCGTACGAGGCGTACCTGCGCACGTACCGCGGGATGCCGAGTGCGCGAAACGCCGCGGAGTTCCTGCTGCTCGACCGCCTCTTCCCGCGCTCGATCATCTACTCGATCTCGCGGGCCGAGGAGTGCATCTCGGCCATCGACCCGCGCGAGGACCGCGTGGGGCAGTCCAACCAGGTGCTGCGGGCGCTCGGCCGCATCCGCAACGATCTCGAGTACCTGCCGATCGGTGACATCCTGAGCGAGCTTCCCGCCCATATGCTGCGGGTGCAGACGGTGACGCGCGAAGCGTCCGACGCCATCCGCCAGCGCTTCTTCCCGACGCAGGCCGAGCCCAGCTGGATCGGAGAGACCTCATGA
- a CDS encoding transglutaminase family protein, producing the protein MKRLRIEHETGFRYGGDVSASYNEARMLPGTTESQFVLSAALEIEPSTAVNTYVDYFGTRVSAFDVLSPHQALTITARSLVEVRPRPIEHTGITWDRLAVEAARSLETVEQLTQTHRTRPHPEVAELAASYASRHDDPGRAAHEICVAIGDAVEYMHGVTGVHSTAIDAWEARKGVCQDMAHIAIGALRSVGIPARYVSGYLHPRPQAEVGVAVTGESHAWVEWFAGEWTGFDPTNNIEIGDRHVLVGRGRDYNDVPPLRGVYAGPFKSNLHVKVTITREA; encoded by the coding sequence ATGAAGCGGCTGCGGATCGAGCACGAGACGGGCTTCCGGTACGGCGGCGACGTCTCGGCCTCCTACAACGAGGCGCGGATGCTGCCCGGCACCACCGAGAGCCAGTTCGTGCTCAGTGCGGCGCTCGAGATCGAGCCGTCGACCGCGGTCAACACCTACGTCGACTACTTCGGCACGCGGGTGAGCGCGTTCGACGTGCTCTCGCCTCACCAGGCGCTGACGATCACCGCGCGCTCCCTCGTCGAGGTGCGTCCGAGACCCATCGAGCACACCGGCATCACCTGGGACCGGCTCGCCGTCGAGGCAGCGCGGTCGCTCGAGACGGTCGAGCAGCTGACGCAGACGCACCGCACGCGCCCGCATCCCGAGGTCGCGGAGCTCGCGGCATCCTACGCGTCACGTCACGACGACCCGGGCCGCGCGGCGCACGAGATCTGTGTCGCGATCGGGGATGCGGTCGAGTACATGCACGGCGTCACGGGCGTGCACTCCACGGCGATCGACGCGTGGGAGGCGCGCAAGGGTGTGTGTCAGGACATGGCGCACATCGCGATCGGGGCGCTGCGCTCCGTCGGTATCCCGGCGCGCTACGTGTCGGGGTACCTGCATCCGCGTCCGCAGGCCGAGGTCGGCGTCGCGGTGACGGGGGAGTCCCACGCCTGGGTCGAATGGTTCGCCGGCGAGTGGACCGGCTTCGACCCGACGAACAACATCGAGATCGGCGACCGCCACGTGCTCGTGGGTCGCGGCCGCGACTACAACGACGTGCCCCCGCTGCGCGGCGTGTACGCCGGCCCGTTCAAGAGCAACCTGCACGTGAAGGTCACGATCACCCGCGAGGCCTGA
- a CDS encoding MFS transporter encodes MFRSMRLFNYRVWFLGALVSNIGGWMQATAQDWVVLTQLTDNDATAMGVTMALQFGPPLVLVSVTGWAADRFDRRRMLLVTQSTLMLLAVAVGILLLTNVMTLPLMWCFAAAFGVANAFDAPARQAFVTDIVSRDDASNAVALNSASFNAARLLGPAIGGVLIVLVGTGWVFMVNAGTFLAMLVALMLVRVRELVPRTRAPGGARLADGFRYVAGRPDLKVIFAMVFLIAAFGMNFPIFASTMAVQFGQQADGYGLLSSVLAIGSLAGALLAARRDRARMRVVIAALGAFGVFSLISAAMPTYPLYAVSLVFVGFSTVTILTTANGYVQTTTDPALRGRVLALYMAVIMGATPIGAPIAGWVADAWGPRTAIDVGAVAGLIGCAIGVTWLLASGRVHRDPEARLRFEIDETRPVRVVAPEEFSDEVAAATAPVTLPDAAARRRIRHSPTRTARAPRP; translated from the coding sequence ATGTTCCGCTCGATGCGGCTGTTCAACTACCGCGTCTGGTTCCTGGGTGCGCTGGTGTCGAACATCGGCGGGTGGATGCAGGCGACCGCCCAGGACTGGGTCGTGCTGACGCAGCTCACCGACAACGACGCCACGGCCATGGGCGTCACGATGGCGCTGCAGTTCGGCCCGCCTCTCGTGCTCGTGAGCGTCACCGGCTGGGCAGCCGACCGCTTCGATCGCCGACGGATGCTGCTGGTCACCCAGTCGACGCTGATGCTGCTGGCGGTGGCCGTGGGCATCCTCCTGCTGACGAACGTCATGACACTGCCGCTCATGTGGTGCTTCGCGGCGGCGTTCGGCGTCGCGAACGCGTTCGACGCACCCGCGCGTCAGGCGTTCGTGACCGACATCGTGTCGCGCGACGACGCCTCCAATGCCGTCGCCCTCAACTCCGCATCCTTCAACGCCGCGCGCCTGCTCGGACCGGCGATCGGCGGCGTGCTGATCGTGCTCGTGGGCACCGGCTGGGTCTTCATGGTCAACGCTGGCACGTTCCTCGCGATGCTCGTCGCACTCATGCTCGTGCGCGTACGCGAGCTGGTCCCGCGCACGAGGGCGCCGGGCGGTGCGCGCCTCGCCGACGGCTTCCGCTACGTCGCGGGACGACCGGATCTCAAGGTCATCTTCGCGATGGTGTTCCTGATCGCCGCGTTCGGCATGAACTTCCCGATCTTCGCCTCGACCATGGCGGTGCAGTTCGGGCAGCAGGCCGACGGGTACGGACTGCTGAGTTCCGTCCTCGCGATCGGCTCGCTCGCGGGCGCACTGCTCGCCGCGCGGCGCGATCGCGCCCGGATGCGGGTCGTGATCGCAGCTCTCGGTGCCTTCGGCGTCTTCTCGCTCATCTCCGCAGCGATGCCGACCTACCCGCTCTACGCCGTGAGCCTCGTGTTCGTCGGCTTCAGCACCGTGACGATCCTGACCACGGCGAACGGCTACGTGCAGACCACGACGGACCCGGCGCTGCGCGGCCGCGTGCTGGCGCTGTACATGGCGGTCATCATGGGCGCCACGCCGATCGGCGCGCCGATCGCCGGCTGGGTCGCCGATGCCTGGGGCCCGCGCACGGCGATCGACGTCGGCGCCGTCGCGGGGCTCATCGGCTGCGCGATCGGCGTCACCTGGCTCCTCGCATCCGGTCGCGTGCACCGGGATCCTGAGGCGCGTCTGCGCTTCGAGATCGACGAGACCCGACCCGTGCGCGTCGTCGCCCCCGAGGAGTTCAGCGATGAGGTCGCCGCGGCGACCGCCCCGGTCACCCTCCCGGATGCGGCCGCTCGCCGCCGCATCCGCCACAGCCCGACCCGCACCGCCCGCGCCCCGCGCCCCTGA
- a CDS encoding MarR family winged helix-turn-helix transcriptional regulator, whose protein sequence is MTDESPRAAEAAELRMSVFRLARRLRAQRAVDTMSDGQFSVLMALKVNGTRTLGELAARERVTAPSMNRTVNCLEESGYLERRSDDTDRRKVNIVLTDAGRAVVEETVRRRNAWLEEALDELDADERATLHAASEILRKVAER, encoded by the coding sequence ATGACCGACGAATCCCCCCGCGCCGCCGAAGCGGCAGAGCTGCGCATGTCCGTCTTCCGTCTCGCCCGGCGCCTGCGCGCCCAGCGCGCGGTCGACACGATGAGCGACGGGCAGTTCTCGGTTCTCATGGCACTCAAGGTCAACGGCACCCGCACGCTCGGCGAGCTCGCCGCGCGCGAGCGGGTGACCGCGCCGTCCATGAACCGCACGGTCAACTGCCTCGAGGAGTCGGGCTACCTCGAGCGCCGCAGCGACGACACCGACCGACGCAAGGTCAACATCGTGCTCACGGATGCGGGCCGCGCCGTCGTCGAAGAGACCGTGCGTCGCCGCAACGCCTGGCTCGAGGAGGCGCTCGACGAGCTCGACGCCGATGAGCGCGCGACGCTGCACGCCGCATCCGAGATCCTGCGGAAGGTGGCCGAGCGATGA